A DNA window from Microcystis aeruginosa NIES-843 contains the following coding sequences:
- a CDS encoding DUF2589 domain-containing protein, producing the protein MAIQDDANKQLGSLPFGNIIGGPLVAAIEAQAKAARSSVDFIQSVAYKPLAVGQDGTTDPNAVRELQTVEFVYESGDKNVKLSVPLLSIVPIPYIRIDDMTIQFKANISAETASQDTTTTGTNTNVNANVTGRYGWGPAKVEASFNASYSAKKDSTSAANSKYSVEYTMDIYIHAVQDDMPGGMVEVLKILKESIKGIPPKTDETTPTS; encoded by the coding sequence ATGGCGATACAAGACGATGCGAATAAACAGTTGGGATCACTCCCTTTTGGTAATATCATTGGTGGGCCTTTGGTGGCGGCGATTGAAGCCCAAGCAAAAGCTGCAAGATCTTCAGTTGATTTTATCCAATCAGTTGCTTATAAGCCGCTCGCAGTAGGACAGGACGGAACGACCGATCCCAATGCAGTAAGAGAACTTCAAACAGTTGAATTCGTATATGAGAGTGGTGACAAAAACGTAAAACTAAGCGTTCCATTACTGTCGATTGTACCGATTCCGTATATCCGCATTGATGATATGACAATCCAGTTCAAAGCAAATATTAGTGCTGAGACGGCCTCACAAGACACAACTACAACTGGAACAAATACCAATGTCAATGCAAACGTGACTGGGAGATATGGATGGGGGCCAGCGAAGGTTGAAGCAAGTTTTAATGCCTCCTACTCCGCTAAGAAAGACAGCACTTCTGCTGCAAATTCTAAGTATTCCGTTGAATACACTATGGATATTTATATCCACGCCGTTCAGGATGATATGCCAGGTGGAATGGTTGAGGTTTTAAAGATCCTCAAAGAGAGCATTAAGGGAATACCTCCAAAAACGGATGAAACAACACCTACCTCATAA
- a CDS encoding DUF2589 domain-containing protein — protein MSDITDVPLYQIIGAPLLALVQGETQAAQATARFIQEIGFETSPDEPLQFGRLKTLTFRYSKISVGGTITELEVEIPVLSTHIPHPKCHNVSKEEGARVKILI, from the coding sequence ATGTCTGATATTACAGATGTACCTCTCTATCAAATTATTGGCGCACCCTTGCTGGCACTCGTGCAAGGTGAAACGCAAGCCGCACAGGCCACTGCTCGATTTATTCAGGAGATTGGCTTTGAGACTTCTCCTGATGAGCCGTTACAGTTTGGCAGGTTAAAGACCCTTACCTTTCGCTATAGCAAAATAAGCGTAGGAGGAACGATTACTGAATTAGAAGTAGAAATTCCTGTTTTATCAACCCACATTCCGCACCCTAAGTGTCACAACGTCTCAAAAGAGGAAGGGGCGCGAGTCAAAATACTTATCTAG
- a CDS encoding type II toxin-antitoxin system RelE/ParE family toxin, translated as MNQYIISTEAIRDMEQILDYLANTNINAGEKFLEEFSKKCRYLSQFPLMGRSYREIRPYLRGLPMKNYIIFYRLTEQGLEIMPFIKGERDLEAFFFENP; from the coding sequence ATGAATCAATACATCATTTCGACCGAAGCCATTCGAGATATGGAACAAATTCTTGATTATTTGGCTAATACCAATATTAATGCGGGCGAGAAATTCCTAGAAGAGTTTAGCAAAAAGTGTCGTTATCTTAGCCAATTTCCTCTAATGGGGCGCAGTTATCGAGAGATTCGTCCCTATTTGCGTGGCTTACCGATGAAAAACTACATTATTTTCTATCGCTTAACTGAGCAAGGGCTAGAAATCATGCCTTTTATCAAAGGAGAGCGAGATTTAGAAGCTTTTTTCTTTGAAAACCCCTAA
- a CDS encoding IS630-like element ISMae26 family transposase (programmed frameshift) — protein sequence MRPYSVDFRQKIIDVWKKEKISIRGLAQRFDVAKSFIQKLLKQHKETGDIRPRPQGGSPPTKLNSEQLIILIEIIEANNDATLEELSDLLYEKTQVKVSRATLGRLTQKLNYSFKKKTLHAAEKESDRVQQKRVEYWSEVREIEASKLIFIDESGVNLALLRLYARALIGRRARGRKPQKRGRNISIISAISLEKVVASVNIYGAVDAVTFEGFILKEVLPKIKEGDCLIMDNAKIHLGEMVREIIEQEKARLIYLPPYSPEFSPIENFWSKVKATLRKLKARTYKDLIEGIELAMLEVTQKDIRNWFTHCCYCTS from the exons ATGAGACCCTATTCCGTAGATTTTCGCCAAAAAATTATCGATGTCTGGAAGAAAGAAAAAATTTCCATTCGAGGACTAGCCCAGAGATTTGACGTGGCTAAAAGCTTTATTCAGAAGTTATTGAAGCAACATAAAGAAACAGGAGATATCCGTCCTCGTCCGCAAGGGGGAAGTCCGCCAACCAAGTTAAATAGTGAACAACTGATAATTTTAATAGAAATCATCGAAGCTAACAATGATGCAACTCTCGAAGAATTATCGGACTTACTGTATGAAAAGACACAGGTGAAAGTCAGTAGAGCCACCCTGGGGCGGCTTACGCAAAAACTCAATTACAGTTTCA AAAAAAAAACACTACACGCGGCGGAAAAAGAAAGTGACAGGGTACAGCAAAAAAGAGTGGAATACTGGTCAGAAGTTCGGGAAATTGAGGCATCAAAACTAATTTTCATCGATGAATCGGGGGTAAATTTAGCCCTTTTGAGACTCTATGCTAGAGCCTTAATTGGCCGAAGAGCTCGGGGAAGAAAACCACAAAAAAGAGGGAGAAATATTTCAATAATTAGTGCTATAAGCTTAGAAAAAGTTGTCGCATCAGTCAACATATACGGTGCAGTGGATGCGGTAACATTTGAAGGATTTATTCTAAAGGAAGTGCTGCCAAAAATTAAAGAAGGAGACTGTCTGATCATGGATAACGCCAAGATTCATCTCGGAGAAATGGTCAGAGAAATAATCGAACAAGAAAAAGCTAGACTCATCTATTTACCTCCTTATTCTCCCGAATTCTCTCCTATTGAAAACTTTTGGTCAAAAGTGAAAGCGACGTTAAGAAAACTGAAGGCGAGAACTTACAAAGACTTAATAGAAGGGATTGAATTGGCTATGTTAGAAGTTACTCAAAAAGATATTCGCAATTGGTTTACTCACTGTTGCTACTGTACCTCATAA
- a CDS encoding DUF2589 domain-containing protein: MTVEGAECGLSIVPIPTLQIREAEIDFSVEINSIVKLDTPNAVSVAEVSEDESSSEIKKDSSLKPEMVAFRAGLARQDSKSAMKINIKAGQADTPVGLLTIFRLLDQGISSREVKDNQTPPSEGSGSSAT; this comes from the coding sequence GTGACAGTTGAGGGTGCGGAATGTGGGTTATCAATCGTGCCTATTCCGACACTTCAAATTCGTGAAGCGGAAATCGACTTTTCAGTGGAAATCAATAGCATCGTTAAATTGGATACGCCCAATGCTGTTAGCGTTGCTGAGGTTTCTGAAGACGAGTCTTCTTCAGAAATTAAAAAAGACTCATCTTTAAAGCCAGAAATGGTGGCTTTTAGAGCAGGTTTGGCTAGACAAGATTCCAAATCAGCAATGAAGATCAATATCAAAGCAGGTCAAGCAGACACTCCTGTTGGCTTACTGACAATCTTCAGGTTATTGGATCAAGGAATTTCTAGTCGCGAAGTCAAGGATAATCAAACTCCTCCTTCTGAGGGGTCTGGATCATCGGCAACTTAG
- a CDS encoding type II toxin-antitoxin system Phd/YefM family antitoxin, translating into MKSVTSSKLQNNLDQLLDEILNTGKPLEIDRNGKRLIISPVETVDKLQKLIYRPQAIIGDPDDLVQISWEQEINLDLP; encoded by the coding sequence ATGAAAAGCGTCACCTCAAGTAAATTACAAAATAACCTAGACCAACTGCTCGATGAAATCCTCAACACAGGAAAACCCCTAGAAATTGATCGCAACGGCAAACGATTAATCATTAGTCCCGTTGAAACCGTAGATAAATTACAAAAATTAATTTATCGTCCTCAAGCCATTATTGGCGATCCCGATGATCTTGTACAAATCAGTTGGGAACAGGAGATAAACCTTGATTTACCTTGA
- a CDS encoding IS1634 family transposase, producing MNQSTEIEVKNLDHLGLVAGIIDEIGIVEIINEQVSIERGEIVTAGQVVKAIILNGLGFVSRALYLFPQFFEDKATEHLLGEGIEPKHLNDDKIGRVMDKLYQLNVSVIFLLISLAAVKKFGVATENSHLDSTSLSVEGEYNKEYPTVEILKSGAVGEEIETRQQPIKITYGYSRDRRPDLKQFMIDLIVSGDGDVPLFLKVGDGNEADKAVFGQIAREFKKQVDFDSLIVGDSALYSKENLKLMKEMRWLSRVPLSIKEAQELVDSISEKELTDSEIPGYSWRETISNYGGIEQRWLLVESQARQESDLKKLEKKIEQEKNSAQEKIRQLSRREFENRAVALAIAKGLSDSLKSHQLTEIKVNLIPPESQGSKLKSKDDLPSQSYQVQAELELNLTAIERLKKRAGRFVLATNDLEKQRLSSEDILKKYKGQQAPERGFSFLKDPCFFAHSVFLKSPHRIEVMAMLMGLCLLVYTIGQRQLRLSLKQQETGLKNPLGKLTDRPTLRWIFQGFQGIHLVRIQDNQKISNLTDERRNILRFFPKPCQEYYLLS from the coding sequence ATGAATCAATCAACAGAAATTGAAGTCAAAAATCTAGACCATCTGGGATTAGTAGCCGGAATTATCGATGAAATAGGAATCGTTGAAATTATCAACGAACAAGTCTCAATTGAGCGAGGAGAAATTGTCACAGCTGGGCAAGTCGTGAAAGCAATTATCCTGAATGGATTGGGATTTGTCTCCCGAGCCTTGTATTTATTTCCTCAATTTTTTGAAGATAAAGCAACCGAACATCTGCTGGGAGAGGGCATCGAACCAAAACACCTGAATGATGATAAAATTGGTCGAGTAATGGACAAACTTTATCAACTTAATGTTTCGGTCATTTTCCTACTGATTAGTTTAGCGGCCGTGAAAAAATTTGGTGTAGCAACCGAGAACTCCCATTTAGATTCGACTTCTCTATCAGTAGAAGGAGAATATAACAAGGAATACCCAACAGTAGAAATCCTGAAATCAGGAGCAGTGGGAGAAGAAATTGAAACCAGACAACAGCCAATAAAAATTACCTACGGATACTCCCGCGACCGAAGACCTGACTTAAAACAATTTATGATTGACTTAATCGTAAGTGGGGATGGAGATGTACCTTTATTCCTGAAAGTAGGGGACGGAAATGAAGCGGACAAAGCGGTTTTTGGTCAAATCGCCCGAGAATTTAAAAAACAAGTTGACTTTGACAGTTTAATAGTCGGCGATAGCGCCCTCTATAGCAAAGAGAATTTAAAACTAATGAAAGAAATGCGTTGGTTGTCTCGAGTACCATTAAGCATTAAAGAGGCTCAAGAGTTGGTTGATAGCATCTCAGAAAAAGAGTTAACCGATTCAGAAATACCGGGTTATTCCTGGCGGGAAACCATCTCTAACTATGGGGGGATAGAACAAAGATGGTTGCTAGTTGAAAGTCAAGCTAGACAAGAATCAGACTTGAAAAAATTAGAGAAAAAAATCGAGCAGGAAAAGAATTCTGCCCAAGAAAAAATCCGGCAACTATCCCGAAGAGAATTTGAGAATAGAGCGGTGGCGTTGGCGATAGCCAAAGGATTATCTGACTCCTTAAAATCTCATCAGTTAACGGAGATTAAAGTCAATCTCATTCCGCCTGAGTCCCAGGGGTCAAAACTCAAATCAAAAGACGATTTACCCTCTCAAAGCTATCAAGTTCAAGCCGAATTAGAGTTGAATTTGACCGCCATTGAGAGGCTAAAGAAACGAGCAGGACGATTCGTTTTAGCAACTAACGATTTGGAGAAACAACGATTAAGCAGTGAGGATATACTCAAAAAATATAAAGGGCAACAAGCTCCGGAAAGAGGATTTTCTTTTCTCAAAGACCCCTGCTTTTTTGCCCACAGTGTCTTTCTCAAATCTCCCCATAGAATCGAGGTCATGGCCATGCTCATGGGCTTGTGCCTGCTGGTTTATACTATTGGTCAAAGACAACTTCGTTTAAGTTTAAAACAGCAGGAGACGGGACTGAAAAATCCGTTGGGTAAGTTAACTGACCGACCGACGTTACGCTGGATATTTCAGGGCTTTCAAGGGATTCATCTCGTCCGTATTCAAGACAATCAAAAGATTAGCAACTTAACGGATGAGAGGCGCAACATTTTGAGATTTTTTCCCAAACCTTGCCAGGAATATTATCTCTTATCTTGA
- a CDS encoding ISL3-like element ISMae37 family transposase codes for MWINFDQLLDLPNVTVVNYQKIDETIFLKLALLNETIECPNCHQTLDRINQTEYNLVRDLSILGNRVYLEVPRRQFHCQKCQKYISERLSFMRLRQHHTIRYESMIYERVKNCSIEEISREEGLGWSEVELIFNHCAKELEKEEWEAPERISLDEFSNLKGHKDFITTVVDLDKKILLDVIKGHKQEELMEALKAQPEAVREKVKEVSVDMWSGFTAVIKELFPNAKIIYDRFHVMAIINDELNKLRKLMGVHEKGLPHLLWKNKEDLKDEQKQQLEVILKEHPCLGIAWEMKEEIRQIYQSSRTFRGAERKLEKWIRIGGILYESGASMIQKHLQGICNYFENHTTNGLIEGMNTKIKLIKRMSYGFTNFQHLRLKLFACFNS; via the coding sequence ATGTGGATAAATTTTGATCAACTCCTCGATTTACCAAATGTAACAGTGGTCAATTATCAAAAAATTGATGAGACAATTTTCCTAAAGCTCGCTCTTTTAAATGAAACAATTGAATGTCCGAATTGCCATCAAACCTTGGACAGAATCAATCAGACAGAGTATAATCTAGTCAGAGATTTGTCAATATTAGGCAATCGAGTATATTTGGAAGTACCACGCCGCCAGTTTCATTGTCAAAAGTGCCAAAAGTATATCAGCGAAAGACTAAGTTTTATGAGATTAAGACAGCATCATACAATTCGCTATGAATCGATGATTTATGAGAGAGTAAAAAATTGTAGTATCGAAGAAATAAGTCGAGAAGAAGGGTTAGGATGGTCAGAAGTTGAGTTAATATTTAATCACTGTGCTAAAGAACTAGAAAAGGAAGAGTGGGAAGCACCAGAACGAATAAGCTTAGATGAATTTAGTAACTTAAAAGGACACAAAGATTTCATAACAACGGTCGTAGATCTGGACAAGAAAATTTTACTAGATGTGATTAAAGGACATAAGCAAGAAGAATTAATGGAAGCCTTAAAAGCACAGCCAGAGGCAGTTCGGGAGAAGGTGAAAGAAGTGAGCGTCGATATGTGGTCAGGATTTACAGCAGTGATCAAGGAATTATTTCCTAATGCTAAAATCATCTATGATCGTTTTCATGTAATGGCTATCATCAATGACGAGCTTAATAAATTGAGAAAATTAATGGGGGTGCATGAAAAAGGATTACCTCATTTATTATGGAAGAATAAAGAGGACTTAAAAGACGAGCAAAAACAACAACTAGAAGTTATCCTGAAAGAACATCCCTGCTTGGGAATAGCCTGGGAAATGAAAGAAGAAATTAGACAAATTTATCAAAGTAGTAGAACGTTCAGAGGTGCTGAGAGAAAATTGGAAAAATGGATAAGAATAGGCGGAATATTATATGAAAGTGGTGCCAGCATGATCCAGAAGCATTTGCAGGGTATTTGTAATTACTTTGAAAATCATACAACCAACGGATTAATTGAGGGAATGAATACCAAAATAAAGCTTATTAAAAGAATGAGTTATGGATTTACCAATTTTCAACATCTTCGACTTAAGCTGTTTGCTTGCTTTAATTCATAA
- a CDS encoding type II toxin-antitoxin system VapC family toxin, whose protein sequence is MKVIFADTFYWIALINPRDNWHTIALDYAQKYADDYLITTDGIIDETLNYFATKGAIMRRKALATYLQICQESNMEIISYTPQLRQAGFQLFDERPDKGYSLTDCISMIVMKQRGIIEVLTHDKHFTQENLRILFQDSNFNNLT, encoded by the coding sequence ATGAAAGTCATTTTTGCTGATACCTTTTATTGGATTGCCTTGATTAATCCCAGAGATAACTGGCACACTATTGCCTTAGATTATGCCCAAAAATATGCAGATGATTACCTAATAACTACCGATGGCATCATAGATGAAACACTGAATTATTTTGCAACTAAAGGTGCTATTATGCGTCGAAAAGCTCTTGCTACCTACCTTCAAATTTGCCAAGAGTCGAATATGGAAATTATTTCTTACACGCCTCAACTAAGACAAGCTGGATTTCAACTATTCGATGAACGTCCTGATAAAGGCTATAGCCTCACAGATTGCATCTCTATGATTGTAATGAAACAAAGAGGCATTATAGAAGTCTTAACCCATGACAAACACTTTACCCAAGAGAACTTGCGGATTTTGTTCCAAGATTCTAATTTTAATAATCTTACTTAG
- a CDS encoding type II toxin-antitoxin system VapC family toxin — translation MIYLDTHIVVWLYAGLTAKLSDCAKHLINENELYISPIVRLELQYLYEIGRITEKSDDIVLELVSCLDLKVCKKDFNLIINQSVIINETRDPFERLIVSNASVDNHILLTKDYHILNHYENAVWD, via the coding sequence TTGATTTACCTTGATACTCATATTGTTGTCTGGCTTTATGCAGGACTAACTGCTAAATTAAGCGATTGCGCCAAACATCTAATTAACGAGAATGAACTCTATATTTCGCCGATAGTAAGGCTAGAGTTACAATATTTATACGAAATTGGGCGAATTACTGAAAAATCAGACGACATTGTTCTAGAATTAGTAAGTTGCCTTGATTTAAAGGTATGTAAAAAAGATTTTAATTTAATTATTAATCAGTCTGTCATTATTAACGAGACTCGTGATCCCTTTGAGCGCTTAATTGTTAGTAACGCTTCAGTAGATAACCATATTTTGCTAACCAAAGATTATCACATTTTAAATCATTATGAAAATGCCGTATGGGATTAA
- a CDS encoding ribbon-helix-helix domain-containing protein codes for MKKSQALTTMKLTLKPEHQKLIEAKLDTGHYANPDEVIAEALQLLSKRDQYQQWVEDIGQKIDIAAEQLDRSEGIDGETAIAQLKARLQKNCEA; via the coding sequence ATGAAAAAAAGTCAAGCCTTAACAACCATGAAATTAACTTTAAAACCCGAACACCAAAAGCTGATCGAAGCCAAACTAGATACAGGGCATTATGCCAATCCAGATGAAGTTATTGCCGAAGCCTTACAATTACTCAGTAAACGCGATCAGTATCAACAATGGGTGGAAGACATTGGCCAAAAAATTGATATTGCTGCCGAACAATTAGATCGAAGCGAAGGGATTGATGGAGAAACCGCGATCGCTCAACTCAAAGCAAGACTTCAAAAAAACTGTGAAGCTTAA
- a CDS encoding ISL3-like element ISMae36 family transposase has translation MILDKFLNLKGTCIQGYLHLENIGIVCRIESKNQKATCPRCGLESDKLHQNHRHLVKDLPISGQPVYLQVNRRQFKCDNCQRPFSEELDFVAKKRTYTKRLAANILEQLKEGDILNVSRINDVTEEEIQRMIEDIAEEITEPDLSELKRLGIDEIALVKGQKNYCAVLVNLDTGKLIAILEKRTQEELRETLTGWGKEVLEQIEEVSIDLWLPYKNLVKELMPSAEVVADRFHVMKQINQELDEQRRAEKRAVEAQKNKKQKAEKEAKLEVLKRSKYSLLKNEEDLTEPQKIKLEAIKEKFPNLKKMQELKEEFRKIYETSENPTEGMLSISEWLAKSSSVFTKSCQTIRNWFGEIISYFERRTTNGVVEGINNKLKLIKRRGYGFRNFRNFWVRSMLSWHLVC, from the coding sequence ATGATACTTGACAAATTTTTGAACCTAAAAGGAACCTGTATTCAAGGCTATCTACACCTAGAAAATATCGGTATAGTTTGCCGAATCGAATCGAAAAATCAAAAAGCAACCTGTCCTCGTTGTGGGTTAGAGAGCGATAAACTCCACCAAAATCATCGACATTTAGTCAAAGATTTACCAATCTCAGGTCAACCAGTATACCTACAAGTTAATCGTCGTCAATTTAAGTGCGATAATTGTCAGAGACCCTTTAGCGAAGAGTTAGATTTTGTCGCCAAGAAACGAACCTATACGAAAAGACTAGCCGCAAATATACTCGAACAATTAAAAGAAGGAGATATTTTAAATGTTAGTCGAATAAATGACGTAACGGAAGAAGAGATTCAAAGAATGATAGAGGACATCGCCGAAGAAATTACAGAGCCAGACCTATCGGAATTAAAAAGACTAGGAATTGATGAAATCGCTCTAGTCAAAGGACAAAAAAATTACTGTGCGGTTTTAGTAAATTTAGATACGGGAAAACTAATAGCTATTCTAGAGAAGCGAACACAAGAAGAGTTGAGAGAAACGCTTACGGGCTGGGGAAAAGAGGTGTTAGAGCAAATTGAAGAAGTGAGCATAGACCTTTGGTTGCCTTATAAAAATTTGGTGAAAGAATTGATGCCATCGGCCGAAGTAGTCGCCGATAGATTCCATGTAATGAAACAAATTAATCAAGAGTTAGACGAACAGAGAAGAGCAGAAAAAAGAGCCGTAGAAGCGCAGAAAAATAAAAAACAGAAAGCAGAAAAAGAAGCCAAGCTAGAAGTTTTAAAGCGAAGTAAATATAGCCTGTTAAAAAATGAAGAAGATTTAACGGAACCCCAAAAAATTAAACTAGAAGCTATCAAAGAAAAATTCCCAAATTTGAAAAAGATGCAGGAATTAAAGGAAGAATTTAGAAAGATTTATGAAACCTCAGAGAATCCGACAGAGGGAATGCTATCCATCTCGGAATGGTTGGCAAAATCCTCCAGTGTTTTTACCAAGAGTTGTCAAACAATCCGAAACTGGTTTGGAGAAATAATTAGTTATTTCGAGCGAAGGACAACGAATGGGGTGGTCGAAGGAATCAACAATAAACTTAAACTAATAAAACGGAGAGGCTATGGCTTTAGAAACTTTCGGAATTTTTGGGTTAGAAGTATGTTATCTTGGCATCTTGTATGTTGA